DNA from Sphingomonas psychrotolerans:
ACGTGCAGGGCGACCATCTCGCCATCGACTTCCGCCTCCATCAGGCTACTGCCGCGGCTGATCAGTGGATCGTTCGGATCTTCGCGCATATGCGACTCCTCTCCGGCGAAGCTTTCATGATCCGCGTCGCGAGACAAGCGGTCGTCGCTGGTTGTTGCCAATCCCCGGGCGACCGCCATAGTTGACGGCAGACAAGGCACCACCTGCCGGGTGGACCGGAGGATCGCGTGTGAAGCAAGGACTTGCCAACGCCCGCGCCCTGACCTGGCGTCAGTGGCGGCTGCTGGCCGAGGCCAGCCTGCTGCTCGCGGCGGCCGCCGCGGCGATCGCCTTTCTGCCCTTCGCGCGCATTGGCCGCCTCGCGGGCGGGAGAGCGCGTCGGACAGTGGCGCGTACGCCCGAAGTCGGCGAGCTGCGTGAGCTGCGATGGGCGATCGAGGCCATGGCGAGGCGCGTGCCTTTCCGGAGCAAGTGCTTCGAGTGCGGGCTGACCGCGCAATGGATGCTGCGCCGGCGGGGCTTCGCGCCGACCTTGTTTTACGGCGCCGCGATGCGGGAGGGCGGCGGGCTCGAGGCGCATGTCTGGGTGCGCGCGGGCGGCCGCGACGTCATTGGCTGCGAGAATGCTGCGGACTTTGCGGCGGTTGCGCGCTTTCCTCCCGAACCGGCGAACCGCTGACGAGGTGGAGTCGGCACCCCTCCATCCTGTAAACTCTGTCGAATAACTCCAGCGCGTCGGTCCGGTGTGCGACCGCAACCACCGTCGGTCGGCCAGGTAGCGCCGCGAGACCGGCGAGCACCCGTCGCTCGACCTCAGGATCGAGCGCGTTGGTCGCCTCATCAAGGATCATCAGGCGCGGTCGGCGCAGCAGCGCTCTTGCCAGCGCGATCCGCTGCCGTTCGCCGCCCGACAACAGGATGCCGCGCTCACCGACAATCGTCTCGAGGCCCTCGGCCCGATTTTCGACGATATGGTCGGCGGCGGTCACGCGTAGGGCGGCCCTCAGTGCGACTTCGTCGGCATCGCAATTGCCCCAGAGCAGGTTTCGGCGGATCGTATCGTTGATGAGGAACGAGTCCTGCGGGACATAAGCGATTGTTTCGCGCCATCCGGCCGCGTTCGACGGCACCAGGAGCGTGCCGGCGCGGTCGATCGTACCTGACTGGGGCACGAGCAGCCCGGCGAGCAGGTCGGCGAGCGTCGTCTTGCCCGAGCCCGATTCACCGATCACCGCCACGAATGCGCCCGGCTCGATCTTGAGATCGAGATCTCGCACGCCGCCACCGCCAGGATGCAGATAGGTCACGGTGGCGAAGGTGAGCATTCCGGGGGGCGGGGGCTGGGAGGGACTGGCGGGCCCAGCCAGGGCGGGCTGCAATTCCCGTTCAAGCGCCTTGATCCGCATGTAGGTCGGTAGGCTGTGCTGGAGCAACTGCAGGCTCTGCTGGAACTGGAGGCAGGGCCCGCCAAACCGCGCCAGCACCACGAGCATCGCAAGTAGCTGTGGTGCACCCAGATCGAGGACGAGGCCGCCCATCGAAAGTGCGACCGCCCCTGCCATGCCGGCCACCAGCACGA
Protein-coding regions in this window:
- a CDS encoding lasso peptide biosynthesis B2 protein; the encoded protein is MKQGLANARALTWRQWRLLAEASLLLAAAAAAIAFLPFARIGRLAGGRARRTVARTPEVGELRELRWAIEAMARRVPFRSKCFECGLTAQWMLRRRGFAPTLFYGAAMREGGGLEAHVWVRAGGRDVIGCENAADFAAVARFPPEPANR
- a CDS encoding ATP-binding cassette domain-containing protein; the encoded protein is MPIICCACRSCCCVSRSNSTRSGRSSRRPCRDASPDALRRSLTCDAQLRRRAEPRVRTSIRELHDFAHDLSRTDPSRGARPMLLAVAGASAEGLGLMLLAPIIGVLTQGTASGHGATGLVGMMAPYLPAGKVAQTLVLITAFSALMVVRSFIVVARDVSFARLHSGFLEQTRMRVLERVAGAGWNRIASLQHGRVAHLLSADFHACTLAGASLINLCLSAILLLTLIGVALTLSPTLAATILLLLALMAAMLFPSLSLARRSGTELSTLGLRMTSELGQFLAGLKPALASNLEGEFLAQIRTLQHEQARQLIAFTRKQSEARATVVLVAGMAGAVALSMGGLVLDLGAPQLLAMLVVLARFGGPCLQFQQSLQLLQHSLPTYMRIKALERELQPALAGPASPSQPPPPGMLTFATVTYLHPGGGGVRDLDLKIEPGAFVAVIGESGSGKTTLADLLAGLLVPQSGTIDRAGTLLVPSNAAGWRETIAYVPQDSFLINDTIRRNLLWGNCDADEVALRAALRVTAADHIVENRAEGLETIVGERGILLSGGERQRIALARALLRRPRLMILDEATNALDPEVERRVLAGLAALPGRPTVVAVAHRTDALELFDRVYRMEGCRLHLVSGSPVREESAQPPQSPQHSRSQ